The following coding sequences are from one Bradyrhizobium sp. WSM471 window:
- a CDS encoding ABC transporter substrate-binding protein: MRRIVVVCLLLLAAGPSQAQEVIRLARIADIPDQYVGGEMIRAVYARLNIKLEFEDVPGKRALALSSTGQVDGEVQRIGTLSRDYPTLIQVTPAINYIEPAVFTTKLQFDVAGWNSIRDYSIGIVRGVGSSEAGTRGMTRVTATTSLDNMVKMLDADRFDVMVTDLFSGLAAVRKLNLQARIHPLSPPLERISIYHHLHERHRDLVPKVGKMIEQMEASGELARLRETLIKQVLSGM, from the coding sequence ATGAGGCGGATAGTCGTGGTCTGCCTGTTGCTGCTCGCGGCAGGCCCGTCGCAGGCGCAAGAGGTCATCCGGCTGGCACGCATCGCCGATATCCCCGATCAATATGTCGGCGGCGAGATGATCCGCGCCGTCTATGCCAGGCTGAACATCAAGCTCGAATTCGAGGATGTCCCGGGCAAGCGCGCGCTCGCGCTATCGAGCACCGGCCAGGTCGACGGCGAGGTCCAGCGGATCGGAACGCTGTCTCGCGACTACCCGACGCTGATCCAGGTGACACCCGCGATTAATTACATCGAGCCCGCTGTCTTCACCACGAAACTGCAGTTCGACGTCGCCGGTTGGAATTCAATCAGGGACTACAGCATCGGCATCGTACGCGGCGTCGGCTCTTCGGAAGCCGGTACGCGCGGCATGACCCGGGTCACGGCGACCACAAGCCTCGACAACATGGTCAAGATGCTCGATGCCGACCGCTTCGACGTGATGGTCACCGACCTCTTCAGCGGGTTGGCTGCGGTGAGGAAACTCAATCTCCAGGCCAGGATCCACCCGCTCTCACCGCCCCTCGAGCGCATCAGCATCTACCACCATCTGCATGAGCGGCATCGCGATCTCGTGCCGAAGGTCGGAAAGATGATCGAGCAGATGGAGGCGAGCGGCGAACTTGCCCGGTTGCGGGAAACGCTGATCAAGCAGGTGCTGAGCGGGATGTGA
- a CDS encoding DUF2231 domain-containing protein, whose protein sequence is MQQDVRVRSTAQIAGHPIHPMLVPIPIACFIGALLTDIAYVVSTEIMWADFSAWLLVVGVIFGVLAAIAGLTDFLGNRLVRTQPPAWPHLIGNALALVLAIVNALIHTRDAWTSVWPTGLILSAITVLILPVTGWLGWAMVYRHGVGVAR, encoded by the coding sequence GTGCAACAAGACGTGCGCGTGCGCTCGACCGCACAAATCGCGGGCCATCCGATTCATCCGATGCTGGTGCCGATACCGATCGCTTGCTTCATCGGGGCGCTGCTGACCGACATCGCCTATGTCGTCAGTACCGAGATCATGTGGGCGGATTTTTCCGCCTGGCTTCTGGTCGTCGGCGTCATCTTCGGCGTACTGGCCGCCATTGCCGGCCTGACCGATTTTCTCGGCAACCGCCTGGTGCGGACGCAGCCGCCGGCCTGGCCACATCTGATCGGCAACGCGCTGGCGCTGGTCCTGGCGATCGTCAATGCGTTGATCCACACGCGCGATGCCTGGACCTCGGTGTGGCCGACCGGGCTCATTCTTTCAGCCATCACCGTATTGATCCTGCCGGTCACCGGCTGGCTCGGCTGGGCGATGGTGTACCGCCACGGTGTAGGAGTTGCGCGATGA
- a CDS encoding type II toxin-antitoxin system Phd/YefM family antitoxin, translated as MRVSVTDAKGQLTDLVRRAEAGDEVILTRHGHPAVRLVPVKLAPDRAARRTVLEAARRTGGAKAIPGPTAARSQDFLFGDDGLPE; from the coding sequence ATGCGGGTCTCCGTCACCGACGCAAAAGGACAATTGACCGATCTTGTCCGCCGCGCAGAGGCCGGCGACGAGGTGATCCTGACGCGGCATGGACATCCCGCGGTGCGGCTCGTCCCGGTCAAGCTTGCGCCGGACCGCGCCGCCCGCCGGACCGTGCTCGAGGCGGCGCGAAGGACCGGGGGGGCCAAAGCTATCCCCGGACCGACCGCCGCGCGCAGTCAGGACTTTCTTTTCGGCGATGACGGACTGCCGGAATGA
- a CDS encoding sorbosone dehydrogenase family protein: MNSAIARALLCASLLCLAGCNDGSGDPKAQTGANPTLPDIQQYLLPPMHIARIVGWKKDETPAVAQGLQARAFATGLQHPRFLYVLPNGDVLVVESKAPKGAPIKRPKEIVMGYIESWATSGGDTGESNRITLLRDSNGDGVPDTQSVFLDHLNSPFGVALVGNDLYVANTDAIVRYPYTEGDTKITAPGTVLTQLPGGPIDHHWTKSLVASPDGSKLYAGVGSNSNITENGMEAEHNRAAILEIDRASGRWRIFASGLRNPNGLSFEPQTGALWTVVNERDELGPDLVPDYMTSVKDGGFFGWPYSYYGQHVDPRVKPQRPDLVAKAIVPDYALSSHVAPLGMAFNTSASLPAAYRGGAFVGEHGSWNRQVLNGYKVVFVPFTDGKPSGPPQDVVTGFLNSDNQARGRPVGVAIDKTGALLVADDSGNTVWRVTAAHPQLTQR; this comes from the coding sequence ATGAACTCCGCAATCGCTCGGGCGCTGTTGTGTGCTTCGCTGCTGTGTCTGGCCGGCTGCAATGACGGCAGCGGCGATCCGAAGGCGCAAACCGGCGCCAACCCGACGCTTCCCGACATCCAGCAATATTTGCTGCCGCCGATGCACATCGCCCGCATCGTCGGCTGGAAAAAGGACGAGACCCCGGCAGTTGCGCAGGGCTTGCAGGCCAGGGCCTTCGCGACCGGCTTGCAGCACCCCCGATTTCTCTACGTGCTGCCCAACGGCGACGTGCTGGTGGTGGAATCCAAGGCGCCGAAGGGCGCTCCGATCAAGCGGCCCAAGGAAATCGTGATGGGATACATCGAGTCCTGGGCGACATCAGGCGGCGACACCGGCGAGAGCAACCGCATCACGCTGCTGCGCGACAGCAACGGGGACGGCGTCCCGGACACGCAAAGCGTCTTCCTCGACCATCTCAACTCGCCGTTCGGCGTCGCGCTGGTCGGCAATGATCTCTATGTCGCCAACACCGATGCGATCGTCAGATATCCCTACACCGAAGGCGATACGAAGATCACCGCGCCCGGCACGGTGCTGACGCAGCTGCCGGGCGGACCGATCGACCATCATTGGACCAAGAGCCTGGTCGCGAGCCCCGACGGTTCAAAGCTCTATGCCGGCGTCGGCTCCAACAGCAACATCACCGAGAACGGCATGGAGGCCGAGCACAATCGCGCCGCCATCCTCGAGATCGACCGTGCCAGTGGCCGCTGGCGCATCTTCGCAAGCGGCTTGCGCAATCCCAACGGTCTCAGCTTCGAGCCGCAGACCGGGGCGCTGTGGACGGTGGTGAACGAGCGCGACGAACTCGGTCCCGATCTCGTGCCGGACTACATGACGTCGGTGAAGGACGGCGGCTTCTTTGGCTGGCCCTACAGCTATTACGGCCAGCATGTCGATCCCCGCGTCAAGCCGCAGCGTCCTGATCTCGTCGCCAAGGCGATCGTGCCTGACTACGCGCTGAGCTCGCATGTCGCGCCGCTTGGAATGGCCTTCAACACAAGCGCGAGTTTGCCGGCCGCCTATCGCGGCGGCGCCTTCGTCGGCGAGCACGGCAGTTGGAACAGGCAGGTCTTGAACGGCTACAAGGTGGTGTTCGTGCCGTTCACGGATGGCAAGCCGAGCGGCCCGCCGCAGGATGTCGTCACCGGCTTCCTCAACAGCGACAACCAGGCGCGCGGGCGGCCCGTCGGCGTCGCCATCGACAAGACCGGCGCGCTGCTGGTCGCCGATGACAGCGGCAACACGGTGTGGCGGGTGACGGCGGCGCACCCGCAGCTCACGCAGCGATAG
- a CDS encoding MFS transporter, translating into MTAIHQMSQSRKAAASGWIGSALEYYDFFIYATAASLIFPQIFFPSENPTVAIVASLATYGVGYVARPIGAFVLGHWGDTHGRKTVLIICMFLMGISTMAVGILPTYQQVGMLAPILLVILRLVQGFAVAGEISGASSMILEHAPFGRRGFYASFALQGVQAGQILAAAIFLPLAAYMPTEAFNSWGWRIPFLLSFFVIVAGYIIRREVDETPAFAREGERGETPRAPIVQAIKLSWRDMLRVICMALMNVIPVVATIFGAAYAVQPAYGIGFAKDVYLWIPVLGNMLAVFVIPFVGNLSDKVGRKPPIIVGALLSGLLAFCYLYAISIRNVPLAILVSLLMWGVVYQGYNAIFPSFYPELFPTRTRVSAMAISQNIGTTITALLPALFATVAPPGSTNIPLTVGAIAFAITVIAALAALTARETYRIRIDDLGNPNAVPMPRADYDRQRAGDAVSGAAAVRT; encoded by the coding sequence ATGACCGCGATCCATCAGATGAGTCAGTCCAGGAAAGCCGCTGCCAGCGGCTGGATCGGGTCGGCTCTCGAATATTATGACTTCTTCATCTACGCGACCGCCGCGTCGCTGATCTTCCCGCAAATCTTCTTCCCGTCGGAGAACCCCACCGTCGCGATCGTTGCATCGCTGGCGACCTATGGCGTCGGCTATGTGGCTCGTCCGATCGGTGCCTTCGTGCTCGGACATTGGGGCGACACCCATGGCCGCAAGACGGTTCTCATCATCTGCATGTTCCTGATGGGCATCTCGACCATGGCGGTCGGTATCCTGCCGACCTATCAGCAGGTCGGCATGCTTGCCCCGATCCTGCTCGTCATTCTGCGCCTCGTGCAGGGATTTGCCGTTGCCGGCGAAATCTCAGGCGCAAGCTCGATGATCTTGGAGCACGCGCCGTTCGGTCGGCGGGGCTTCTATGCCAGCTTCGCCCTTCAGGGGGTGCAGGCCGGACAGATCCTCGCCGCAGCAATATTCCTGCCCTTGGCGGCCTATATGCCGACCGAGGCCTTCAACAGCTGGGGCTGGCGGATTCCTTTCCTGCTCAGCTTCTTCGTCATCGTCGCTGGCTACATCATCCGTCGCGAAGTCGACGAGACCCCTGCTTTTGCCCGCGAGGGCGAACGGGGAGAAACGCCGCGCGCGCCCATCGTCCAGGCCATCAAGCTGAGCTGGCGCGACATGCTCAGGGTCATCTGCATGGCGCTGATGAATGTCATTCCTGTCGTTGCGACCATCTTCGGCGCGGCCTATGCGGTGCAGCCGGCTTACGGGATCGGTTTTGCTAAGGACGTCTATCTCTGGATCCCCGTGCTCGGAAACATGCTGGCCGTGTTCGTCATTCCCTTCGTCGGCAATCTCTCCGACAAGGTCGGCCGCAAGCCTCCGATCATCGTCGGCGCGCTTCTCTCCGGCTTGCTCGCCTTTTGCTATCTCTATGCCATCAGCATCAGGAATGTGCCGCTGGCAATATTGGTGTCGCTGCTGATGTGGGGCGTCGTCTATCAGGGCTACAACGCGATCTTCCCGAGCTTTTACCCGGAGCTGTTTCCGACCCGCACCCGCGTCTCGGCGATGGCGATATCGCAGAACATCGGAACCACCATCACCGCATTGCTTCCCGCCCTGTTTGCGACCGTCGCGCCTCCCGGCTCGACCAACATTCCGTTGACGGTGGGGGCGATTGCCTTCGCGATCACGGTCATCGCCGCGCTGGCGGCCCTGACCGCGCGGGAAACCTATCGGATCAGGATCGACGATCTCGGCAACCCCAATGCCGTTCCGATGCCGCGGGCAGATTATGACCGTCAGCGCGCCGGCGATGCGGTAAGCGGGGCTGCCGCGGTTCGGACCTGA
- a CDS encoding type II toxin-antitoxin system VapC family toxin — MIAVDTSALMAIVLDEPQADACITALETADEILISAASVAESLIAAARRGVDEEMNRLINDLGLNVISVTQTSAERVAQIYSRWGKGIRPAGLNFGDCFAYDVAKENGCALLYVGDDFAKTDIVAAA, encoded by the coding sequence ATGATCGCAGTCGACACTTCCGCGCTCATGGCGATCGTGCTCGACGAACCGCAAGCCGATGCTTGCATCACCGCGCTGGAGACCGCCGACGAAATCCTGATCTCGGCCGCCTCCGTTGCGGAAAGCCTGATCGCCGCGGCACGGCGGGGCGTCGACGAAGAGATGAACAGGCTGATCAACGATCTCGGTTTGAACGTAATCTCGGTGACCCAAACTTCGGCCGAACGCGTGGCGCAGATCTACTCGCGTTGGGGCAAAGGCATTCGTCCCGCCGGTCTCAACTTTGGTGATTGCTTCGCCTACGATGTCGCCAAGGAGAATGGCTGCGCACTTCTTTACGTCGGCGACGACTTTGCCAAGACGGATATCGTTGCGGCGGCGTAA
- a CDS encoding formate/nitrite transporter family protein: MDQPGDGASFNPASKLDGVSRRQTKQIESQSRPNAALIHETIRAEGEQELERRWWAIVLSGLAAGLSMGLSLIVQGEFHGLISDEATRRLVAPLGYTVGFLVVVLGRQQLFTENTLTPILPLLHNRDLGTLGSVIKLWGLVLASNILGTWAVGSVLAHTSIFEPRIVDAFVDLSRHTIEGTFATTLVRAIFAGWLIALMAWLLPATKGSRAHIIIVMTYVVALDQFAHIIAGSVECAFLVQSGRASLSQYASDFFVPTLLGNIVGGTTLVALLNYGQVAPEIDDHRE, translated from the coding sequence GTGGACCAGCCTGGCGACGGCGCCTCCTTCAATCCAGCCTCGAAGCTCGACGGCGTCTCGCGGCGGCAGACGAAACAGATCGAATCTCAAAGCCGGCCGAACGCCGCACTCATTCACGAGACGATCCGTGCCGAGGGTGAGCAGGAACTGGAGCGGCGGTGGTGGGCCATCGTGCTGTCCGGCCTCGCCGCCGGCCTTTCGATGGGATTGTCCCTGATCGTCCAGGGCGAGTTTCACGGGCTGATCTCCGACGAGGCCACCCGGCGCCTGGTGGCGCCGCTCGGCTACACGGTCGGTTTCCTGGTCGTCGTGCTGGGACGGCAGCAGCTCTTCACCGAGAACACGCTGACACCGATCCTGCCGCTATTGCACAACAGAGATCTCGGCACGCTCGGAAGCGTGATCAAACTGTGGGGCCTGGTCCTCGCCTCCAACATTTTGGGAACCTGGGCCGTCGGATCCGTGCTCGCTCACACGAGCATCTTCGAACCGCGCATCGTGGACGCCTTCGTCGATCTCAGCCGCCACACCATCGAGGGCACGTTCGCGACAACCCTCGTCCGGGCGATCTTTGCCGGCTGGCTGATCGCCTTGATGGCGTGGCTTCTTCCGGCCACGAAGGGATCGCGCGCGCACATCATTATCGTGATGACCTATGTGGTCGCGCTCGACCAGTTCGCGCACATCATCGCGGGCTCGGTCGAGTGCGCCTTCCTGGTGCAGAGCGGCCGGGCGTCGCTCTCACAATATGCCTCGGATTTCTTCGTACCGACGCTCCTCGGCAATATTGTGGGCGGAACGACCCTCGTCGCCCTGCTGAACTACGGACAGGTCGCCCCCGAGATCGACGATCACAGGGAATAA
- a CDS encoding YciI family protein: MLYAILAYHVEDEILSWTPEKDAAVVAKVIEVQAPLRASGHFGPAARLDETRKARTLRGPGAGVVLDGPFAETKEQLLGFHLVEYDTDEEAIAAARTLRQVNPSAVYEIRPVKLYVPADGFGATPSGE; encoded by the coding sequence ATGCTTTACGCCATCCTGGCCTATCACGTGGAAGACGAGATCTTGTCCTGGACGCCCGAGAAGGACGCCGCGGTCGTGGCCAAAGTCATCGAGGTTCAGGCGCCCCTCCGGGCAAGCGGGCATTTCGGCCCGGCCGCCCGCCTGGACGAGACCCGAAAGGCCCGCACCTTGCGTGGCCCCGGCGCGGGCGTCGTGCTGGACGGCCCGTTTGCCGAGACCAAGGAGCAGCTCCTGGGCTTCCACCTCGTCGAATACGACACGGACGAGGAGGCGATCGCGGCCGCGCGGACCCTGCGCCAGGTCAATCCGTCAGCGGTCTACGAAATCCGCCCGGTCAAGCTTTACGTGCCGGCCGACGGGTTTGGCGCGACGCCCTCCGGCGAATGA
- a CDS encoding ATP-binding protein: protein MGNAGDDDIKRARAITPVAAKQDLTGIGAALAPPMFGALLARIFNWSRSGVGPRLLAAVLLFSSVVTLTLTALQLYLDYNREVGLIETRLDEIGRSTTGSLGESLWNLDQNQLKLQLNGILRLPDIRSAEVREIADRPDPIRVEVGERNTRSIMTREFPLTTMVQGTSRAIGTLRVEATLTDVYQHLLNRALVILASQAAKTFLVSLFIIYMFHLLVTRHLGSIAEYVGKYSLGRPPPPLRLERRPPDEADELDKVVVAFNAMCANLEHAYGELREANGNLERDLKIRRHAEENARASEQRFRDYAETASDWFWETGPDHVFTYISDRADAFGMDPRALIGRRRSDAAFDRDAEPQKWRGHLATLDRHEPFRKFEYRGRDAAGRARHFSVNGQPVFGADGRFMGYRGSATDLTEQHETEERLRQSQKMDAIGQLTGGVAHDFNNVLTVITGTIEIIREGLADKPDLAAIAQLIDDAATRGAEITSQLLTFARRQPLEPREIDVNGLVLETAKLLKPILGGNIEIVTRLADNAWPAMADPSQLSSAIINLAVNARDAMPRGGTLTLETANREFDGADGAGDGDAARGAFIMVAVADTGHGIPADIRDRVFEPFFTTKGVGRGTGLGLSMVYGFAKQSGGSVAIESEEGHGTVIRLFLPRSAGGAQARTGALQAPAAARGHETILVVEDDPLVQGYVIAQLGSLGYRTLAAGDGATALALVQQGAQFDLLFTDIIMPGGMNGQELAEAVRRLRPGMRVLYTSGYTDHALDHEGHLGSGVALLRKPYRKADLSLRVREVLADETPPEQQA, encoded by the coding sequence ATGGGCAACGCAGGTGACGATGATATCAAGCGCGCCCGCGCCATTACGCCGGTGGCTGCGAAGCAGGATTTGACCGGCATTGGTGCCGCGCTCGCGCCTCCGATGTTCGGGGCGCTCCTGGCGCGGATCTTCAACTGGTCGCGCAGCGGCGTCGGGCCCCGGCTGCTTGCCGCCGTGCTGCTGTTCTCATCGGTCGTGACGCTGACCCTGACCGCGCTCCAGCTCTATCTGGATTACAATCGTGAGGTCGGACTGATCGAGACGCGGCTGGACGAGATCGGCCGCAGCACCACGGGCAGCCTCGGAGAGAGCCTGTGGAATCTCGACCAGAACCAGCTCAAGCTCCAGCTCAATGGCATTCTGCGCCTGCCTGACATCCGCTCGGCGGAGGTCCGCGAGATCGCCGATCGGCCCGATCCGATCCGCGTCGAAGTCGGCGAGCGAAACACCCGTTCGATCATGACCCGGGAATTTCCGCTGACCACCATGGTGCAGGGGACCTCGCGCGCCATCGGCACGCTCCGGGTCGAGGCAACGCTGACCGACGTCTATCAGCACTTGCTGAACAGGGCCCTCGTCATTCTGGCGAGCCAGGCGGCAAAGACGTTCCTCGTCTCGTTGTTCATCATCTACATGTTTCATCTGCTGGTGACGCGGCATCTCGGCTCCATCGCCGAGTACGTCGGCAAATATAGCCTCGGACGGCCGCCGCCGCCGCTGCGCCTGGAGCGCCGGCCGCCTGACGAGGCCGACGAGCTGGACAAGGTGGTCGTTGCCTTCAACGCGATGTGCGCCAACCTCGAACATGCCTATGGCGAGTTGCGCGAGGCCAATGGGAATCTCGAGCGTGACCTGAAGATCCGGCGGCACGCCGAGGAGAACGCCCGCGCGAGCGAGCAGCGCTTCCGTGATTATGCCGAGACCGCATCCGACTGGTTCTGGGAGACCGGCCCGGATCACGTGTTCACCTACATTTCAGATCGGGCCGATGCTTTCGGCATGGACCCGAGGGCGCTGATCGGGAGACGCCGTTCAGATGCCGCCTTCGACCGCGATGCCGAGCCGCAGAAATGGCGCGGTCACCTGGCGACGCTGGATCGCCACGAGCCGTTCCGGAAGTTCGAGTATCGCGGCCGCGATGCGGCTGGCCGCGCGCGTCATTTCAGCGTCAACGGCCAGCCGGTGTTCGGCGCCGACGGACGCTTCATGGGGTATCGTGGTTCGGCCACCGATCTGACCGAGCAGCACGAGACGGAGGAGCGGCTTCGCCAGTCGCAGAAGATGGATGCGATCGGCCAGCTCACCGGTGGCGTCGCGCATGACTTCAACAACGTGCTCACTGTCATCACCGGCACTATCGAGATCATCCGGGAGGGGCTGGCGGACAAGCCCGACCTCGCCGCGATCGCGCAGCTGATCGACGATGCGGCGACGCGAGGCGCGGAGATCACCTCGCAACTCTTGACCTTTGCGCGTCGCCAGCCGCTGGAGCCGCGCGAGATCGACGTCAACGGCCTCGTGCTCGAGACGGCGAAGCTGTTGAAGCCGATCCTGGGCGGAAACATCGAAATCGTGACCCGCCTCGCGGACAACGCCTGGCCGGCGATGGCCGATCCGTCGCAGCTGTCGTCGGCGATCATCAATCTCGCCGTCAACGCGCGCGATGCGATGCCTCGCGGCGGCACGCTGACGCTCGAGACCGCAAACCGCGAATTCGACGGCGCGGATGGTGCTGGTGACGGCGACGCCGCGCGCGGCGCCTTCATCATGGTCGCGGTGGCCGACACCGGCCATGGCATCCCCGCCGACATCCGCGACCGCGTGTTCGAGCCGTTCTTCACCACCAAAGGGGTCGGTCGCGGCACCGGGCTCGGCCTCAGCATGGTCTACGGCTTCGCCAAGCAGAGCGGCGGCAGCGTTGCGATCGAGAGTGAGGAAGGCCACGGCACCGTGATTCGGTTGTTTCTGCCGCGATCAGCTGGCGGAGCGCAGGCGAGGACCGGGGCGCTGCAGGCGCCCGCGGCGGCACGCGGGCACGAGACGATTCTCGTCGTCGAGGACGATCCGCTGGTGCAGGGCTATGTCATCGCCCAGCTCGGCAGCCTCGGCTATCGCACCCTCGCAGCCGGCGACGGCGCAACCGCGCTTGCGCTGGTGCAGCAGGGCGCCCAATTCGATCTGCTGTTCACCGACATCATCATGCCCGGCGGCATGAACGGACAGGAGCTGGCCGAGGCCGTGCGGCGCCTCCGCCCGGGGATGAGGGTGCTCTATACGTCGGGCTATACCGACCACGCCCTCGACCACGAGGGTCATCTCGGTTCCGGCGTTGCGTTGCTGAGGAAGCCGTACCGGAAGGCGGACCTGTCACTGAGGGTCCGCGAGGTGCTCGCCGACGAAACGCCCCCTGAGCAGCAGGCGTGA
- a CDS encoding 3-keto-5-aminohexanoate cleavage protein, which yields MNPAVIAVAITGSVPRKKDNPAVPILPSEQIESTHQAFEAGATLAHIHVRNDDETPSSDPERFAVVQAGIRKHCPDMIVQFSTGGRGRDPSARGSSLYLKPDMASLSTGSVNFPTIVYENSAALVETLATGMKANGIRPEIEIFDLSHLHGARRLIEAGLIDQRPHVQFVMGVKNAMPADEHVLDILLGELRRLIPKATWTAAGIGRHQAEVMGWALARGADAVRTGLEDNIRIDKARLAASNAELVAIAGEAVARHGRRVATAAEARSLLGLAG from the coding sequence ATGAACCCTGCTGTCATTGCCGTCGCAATCACCGGCTCCGTTCCGCGCAAGAAGGACAATCCCGCGGTCCCGATCCTGCCGTCCGAGCAGATCGAGTCGACGCACCAGGCCTTCGAAGCCGGTGCCACGCTCGCCCATATCCATGTTCGCAACGATGACGAGACGCCGTCCTCCGATCCCGAGCGTTTCGCCGTGGTGCAGGCGGGGATCAGGAAGCACTGTCCTGACATGATCGTTCAGTTCTCGACCGGCGGGCGGGGCCGCGATCCCTCGGCGCGCGGATCGTCGCTCTACCTGAAGCCGGACATGGCTTCGCTGTCCACGGGATCGGTGAACTTTCCGACCATCGTCTACGAGAACAGCGCCGCGCTGGTGGAGACTCTCGCCACCGGCATGAAGGCGAATGGCATCCGGCCGGAAATCGAGATCTTCGATCTGTCACATCTGCACGGCGCCCGCCGCCTGATCGAGGCGGGGCTGATTGACCAGCGTCCGCACGTGCAGTTCGTCATGGGCGTCAAGAACGCCATGCCCGCGGACGAGCATGTCCTCGACATCCTGCTGGGCGAACTCAGGCGGCTGATCCCGAAGGCGACGTGGACGGCCGCCGGGATCGGACGCCACCAGGCCGAGGTCATGGGCTGGGCGCTCGCGCGTGGCGCCGATGCGGTCCGCACCGGGCTCGAGGACAATATCAGGATCGACAAGGCGCGCCTCGCCGCCAGCAACGCGGAGCTCGTGGCCATCGCCGGTGAGGCTGTCGCGCGTCACGGCCGCCGCGTGGCGACTGCGGCCGAGGCGCGATCCCTGCTCGGGCTCGCAGGGTAG
- a CDS encoding GlsB/YeaQ/YmgE family stress response membrane protein, whose amino-acid sequence MSIIWTIIIGFIAGVIAKFIMPGDNEPSGFILTTILGIVGAFVATYLGQSLGWYRPGEGAGLVGAVVGAIIVLLVYGFVAGRSRRAI is encoded by the coding sequence ATGAGCATTATCTGGACGATCATCATCGGTTTCATCGCAGGCGTCATCGCGAAGTTCATCATGCCCGGCGACAACGAGCCCTCGGGTTTCATCCTCACCACGATCCTGGGGATAGTGGGTGCGTTCGTTGCGACTTATCTTGGCCAATCTCTGGGCTGGTATCGGCCCGGAGAAGGCGCGGGGCTGGTGGGGGCAGTGGTAGGCGCCATCATCGTGCTTCTCGTCTACGGTTTTGTGGCCGGTCGCAGCCGCAGGGCCATCTAA
- a CDS encoding DUF2934 domain-containing protein translates to MLSMSGPKTWVLWLENGCEHGEAEMHWLNAQREVLAAALGGVARVSNTASGELKAKASAPRKKRRAAWPNASWP, encoded by the coding sequence ATGCTTTCAATGTCCGGCCCGAAGACATGGGTGCTGTGGCTTGAAAACGGCTGTGAGCACGGTGAGGCCGAGATGCATTGGCTAAATGCTCAGCGCGAGGTCCTTGCAGCTGCGCTCGGAGGTGTGGCTCGTGTGTCGAATACCGCGAGCGGTGAGTTGAAGGCCAAGGCGAGCGCTCCCCGGAAAAAGCGGCGAGCTGCCTGGCCCAACGCCTCTTGGCCGTAG
- a CDS encoding YidB family protein — protein MSRGMPSMTALLGMLAIAGYQNRDKLADMFRNATSGQPAGAKDSLSGMLGNLGGLVGGGGVGSLLNGGIGELLEHFKQNGQGDAAQSWINQGPNREVTPPELQQAIGPDVLQKLEQQTGLSQQEILNRLSRELPTAVDKYTPDGRLPAQSAG, from the coding sequence ATGAGTCGCGGAATGCCATCGATGACCGCCCTCTTGGGTATGCTCGCGATCGCCGGTTATCAAAATCGGGACAAGCTCGCCGACATGTTTCGCAATGCGACCTCCGGTCAGCCGGCGGGTGCCAAGGATTCCCTGAGCGGCATGCTCGGCAATCTTGGCGGCCTTGTGGGAGGCGGTGGCGTGGGTTCGCTGCTGAATGGCGGGATCGGCGAGTTGCTCGAGCACTTCAAGCAGAACGGACAAGGCGATGCGGCTCAATCCTGGATCAATCAGGGGCCAAACCGCGAAGTCACCCCGCCCGAACTCCAGCAGGCTATCGGTCCGGACGTTCTTCAAAAGCTGGAGCAGCAGACCGGCCTGTCGCAGCAGGAGATCCTCAACCGCTTGTCTCGCGAACTTCCGACGGCCGTGGACAAATACACGCCTGACGGACGTCTCCCGGCGCAATCGGCGGGATAA